A window from Theobroma cacao cultivar B97-61/B2 chromosome 3, Criollo_cocoa_genome_V2, whole genome shotgun sequence encodes these proteins:
- the LOC18606733 gene encoding uncharacterized protein LOC18606733 isoform X2 has product MGCSASKRNQAIVDIYRPPPTSFAVFDINAIDEPWVKVEQAQQENQEKKPTHVPAVILEKLNTFETDAPYSWDEVSKALENLKPTLNNNNKKLPAPTSPPKPAKQVNKQQPRKCLTFHTLEELDAKLSSKPAANELRKTESMGKETGTKTKTKTTELNNPEPPVPDSTGFKSVKENIFILRDRQEREKEGRMGNYDKLMSKRDPLSQFPEMCPPGGADSVVIYTTSLRGVRRTFEDCTKVREIFEIQRVVFDERDVSLHGEFLNELRSILGKEASVPRVFVKGRYVGGVEEVSELDESGKLGKILNKARVEKGVGRQACGGCGGARFVPCLECGGSCKVVVSGDKRERCGKCNENGLVHCPACV; this is encoded by the exons ATGGGCTGCTCCGCCTCCAAACGCAACCAAGCCATCGTGGACATCTACCGTCCGCCACCAACAAGCTTTGCCGTCTTCGATATCAACGCCATAGATGAACCATGGGTAAAGGTGGAGCAAGCCCAGCAGGAGAATCAGGAGAAGAAGCCAACGCACGTGCCGGCTGTGATTCTTGAGAAGCTCAACACTTTCGAAACTGATGCTCCTTACTCCTGGGACGAGGTTAGCAAAGCCCTGGAAAATCTCAAGCCTACCCTTAACAACAATAACAAGAAACTCCCAGCTCCTACGTCGCCTCCAAAACCAGCAAAACAAGTTAACAAGCAACAGCCACGTAAGTGCTTAACTTTCCATACCCTAGAAGAGTTGGACGCTAAGCTGTCTTCAAAACCTGCTGCAAACGAGTTAAGAAAAACGGAGTCAATGGGAAAGGAGACGGgaaccaaaaccaaaaccaaaaccacCGAG TTAAACAACCCGGAGCCGCCAGTTCCAGACTCAACAGGGTTCAAGTCAGTAAAAGAGAACATATTCATATTAAGGGACAGACAAGAGAGGGAAAAAGAGGGAAGGATGGGGAATTACGATAAATTAATGAGCAAACGAGACCCGTTGAGCCAGTTCCCAGAGATGTGCCCACCAGGCGGTGCCGACTCGGTGGTCATCTACACGACGTCGTTGAGAGGGGTTCGGCGTACGTTCGAGGATTGCACCAAGGTCCGAGAGATATTCGAAATCCAACGCGTGGTGTTCGACGAGAGAGACGTGTCGCTGCATGGGGAGTTCCTGAACGAGTTAAGGAGCATCCTAGGGAAAGAGGCGAGCGTGCCGAGGGTGTTCGTGAAGGGACGATACGTGGGGGGAGTGGAGGAAGTGAGCGAGTTGGACGAGTCGGGGAAACTGGGGAAGATACTGAACAAGGCACGTGTGGAGAAAGGGGTGGGAAGGCAAGCGTGTGGAGGGTGCGGGGGAGCGAGGTTTGTGCCATGTTTGGAGTGTGGAGGAAGCTGTAAAGTGGTGGTGAGTGGCGACAAGAGAGAGAGGTGCGGCAAGTGTAATGAAAACGGGTTGGTTCACTGTCCAGCTTGTGTTTAG
- the LOC18606733 gene encoding uncharacterized protein LOC18606733 isoform X1 gives MGCSASKRNQAIVDIYRPPPTSFAVFDINAIDEPWVKVEQAQQENQEKKPTHVPAVILEKLNTFETDAPYSWDEVSKALENLKPTLNNNNKKLPAPTSPPKPAKQVNKQQPRKCLTFHTLEELDAKLSSKPAANELRKTESMGKETGTKTKTKTTELNNPEPSKPAANELRKTESMRKETGTKTKTTELNNPEPPVPDSTGFKSVKENIFILRDRQEREKEGRMGNYDKLMSKRDPLSQFPEMCPPGGADSVVIYTTSLRGVRRTFEDCTKVREIFEIQRVVFDERDVSLHGEFLNELRSILGKEASVPRVFVKGRYVGGVEEVSELDESGKLGKILNKARVEKGVGRQACGGCGGARFVPCLECGGSCKVVVSGDKRERCGKCNENGLVHCPACV, from the coding sequence ATGGGCTGCTCCGCCTCCAAACGCAACCAAGCCATCGTGGACATCTACCGTCCGCCACCAACAAGCTTTGCCGTCTTCGATATCAACGCCATAGATGAACCATGGGTAAAGGTGGAGCAAGCCCAGCAGGAGAATCAGGAGAAGAAGCCAACGCACGTGCCGGCTGTGATTCTTGAGAAGCTCAACACTTTCGAAACTGATGCTCCTTACTCCTGGGACGAGGTTAGCAAAGCCCTGGAAAATCTCAAGCCTACCCTTAACAACAATAACAAGAAACTCCCAGCTCCTACGTCGCCTCCAAAACCAGCAAAACAAGTTAACAAGCAACAGCCACGTAAGTGCTTAACTTTCCATACCCTAGAAGAGTTGGACGCTAAGCTGTCTTCAAAACCTGCTGCAAACGAGTTAAGAAAAACGGAGTCAATGGGAAAGGAGACGGgaaccaaaaccaaaaccaaaaccacCGAGTTAAACAACCCGGAGCCTTCAAAACCTGCTGCAAACGAGTTAAGAAAAACGGAGTCAATGAGAAAGGAGACGGgaaccaaaaccaaaaccacCGAGTTAAACAACCCGGAGCCGCCAGTTCCAGACTCAACAGGGTTCAAGTCAGTAAAAGAGAACATATTCATATTAAGGGACAGACAAGAGAGGGAAAAAGAGGGAAGGATGGGGAATTACGATAAATTAATGAGCAAACGAGACCCGTTGAGCCAGTTCCCAGAGATGTGCCCACCAGGCGGTGCCGACTCGGTGGTCATCTACACGACGTCGTTGAGAGGGGTTCGGCGTACGTTCGAGGATTGCACCAAGGTCCGAGAGATATTCGAAATCCAACGCGTGGTGTTCGACGAGAGAGACGTGTCGCTGCATGGGGAGTTCCTGAACGAGTTAAGGAGCATCCTAGGGAAAGAGGCGAGCGTGCCGAGGGTGTTCGTGAAGGGACGATACGTGGGGGGAGTGGAGGAAGTGAGCGAGTTGGACGAGTCGGGGAAACTGGGGAAGATACTGAACAAGGCACGTGTGGAGAAAGGGGTGGGAAGGCAAGCGTGTGGAGGGTGCGGGGGAGCGAGGTTTGTGCCATGTTTGGAGTGTGGAGGAAGCTGTAAAGTGGTGGTGAGTGGCGACAAGAGAGAGAGGTGCGGCAAGTGTAATGAAAACGGGTTGGTTCACTGTCCAGCTTGTGTTTAG
- the LOC18606734 gene encoding B2 protein, with translation MENNQQSFWQFSDQLRVQNSNLANLSLNDSIWSNSYVSKRPDERRNFDIRVGGEVNSVNNLKPKVSDFNSFNNDGWKIGASSNNIGFGPIGLMGSQNNVGINGGFNKGIYSKPGNNNNFNLNLKGNKNKGEDDHGSKIGKKNSNKKNNNNNSDNNNNNNGDNKDGKSAADKRFKTLPPSESLPRNETVGGYIFVCNNDTMQENLRRQLFGLPPRYRDSVRAITPGLPLFLYNYSTHQLHGVFEAASFGGTNIDPTAWEDKKCPGESRFPAQVKVMTRKICEPLEEDSFRPILHHYDGPKFRLELNVPEALSLLDIFYEQNALSSFI, from the exons ATGGAGAACAACCAGCAATCGTTTTGGCAATTCAGTGATCAACTTAGGGTCCAAAATTCGAACTTGGCTAATCTTTCGCTCAACGATTCAATATGGAGCAACAGTTATGTTTCAAAGAGGCCTGATGAAAGGAGGAATTTTGATATCAGAGTCGGTGGTGAAGTGAATTCTGTTAACAACTTGAAGCCGAAGGTCTCTGATTTCAATTCCTTCAACAATGATGGAtggaaaattggagctagtaGCAACAACATCGGGTTCGGTCCAATTGGTCTGATGGGGTCTCAGAATAATGTTGGAATCAACGGAGGGTTCAACAAAGGGATTTATTCAAAGCCGGGAAATAACAATAATTTCAATCTTAACTTGAAGGGGAACAAGAATAAAGGAGAGGATGATCATGGAAGCAAAATTGGGAAGAAGAACAGTAACAAGAAGAACAATAACAATAACAGCGACAATAATAACAACAATAACGGTGATAATAAGGATGGGAAGAGTGCTGCTGACAAGAGGTTCAAGACACTGCCACCATCTGAGTCTTTGCCTCGGAATGAAACTGTTGGAGGCTACATCTTTGTTTGCAACAACGATACCATGCAGGAGAATCTCAGGAGACAGCTCTTTG GTTTGCCTCCACGTTACCGAGATTCAGTCCGGGCGATAACTCCGGGGCTGCCTCTTTTCCTCTACAACTACTCCACCCACCAACTCCATGGAGTATTTGAG GCTGCAAGTTTTGGAGGAACAAACATTGATCCAACAGCCTGGGAGGACAAGAAATGCCCTGGCGAATCACGATTCCCTGCTCAG GTTAAGGTTATGACAAGGAAAATCTGTGAGCCACTTGAAGAGGACTCCTTCAGGCCAATTCTCCACCACTATGATGGTCCAAAGTTCCGCCTTGAACTGAACGTGCcagag GCGCTCTCCCTCTTGGATATATTTTATGAACAAAATGCTTTGAGCAGCTTCATATAA
- the LOC18606735 gene encoding 3-oxoacyl-[acyl-carrier-protein] synthase I, chloroplastic produces MAGIATAACPSGLLFRNREVGSNNGASLAQYNGLRAVESVQLALTCTKPNRFISSSAPKGRTIRAVASPTVSAPKREKDPKKRIVITGMGLVSVFGSDIDNFYNKLLEGESGISEIDRFDASTYSVRFGGQIRDFSSKGYIDGKSDRRLDDCWRYCLVAGKRALEDANLGSQVLEKMDRTRVGVLVGTGMGGLTVFSNGVEALIQKGYKKITPFFIPYSITNMGSALLAIDTGLMGPNYSISTACATANYCFYAAANHIRRGEADIMVAGGTEAAIIPTGIGGFIACRALSQRNNEPKKASRPWDKDRDGFVMGEGSGVLIMESLEHAMKRGANIIAEYLGGAVTCDAHHMTDPRSDGLGVSSCITKSLDDAGVSPEEVNYVNAHATSTLAGDLAEVNAIKKVFKDTSEIKMNGTKSMIGHGLGAAGGLEAIATIKAITTGWLHPTINQDNLEPDVTIDTVPNVKKQHKVNVAISNSFGFGGHNSVVVFAPFKP; encoded by the exons ATGGCAGGCATTGCAACTGCTGCTTGTCCTTCAGGTTTGCTGTTTAGAAACAGAGAAGTAGGAAGCAATAATGGAGCTTCTCTGGCTCAGTACAACGGGCTTAGAGCTGTGGAGAGCGTGCAATTAGCTTTAACTTGCACTAAACCCAACAGGTTCATTTCTAGTTCAG CTCCAAAAGGCAGAACAATCAGGGCTGTGGCGTCGCCAACAGTCTCAGCtcccaaaagagaaaaagatccCAAAAAACGAATAGTTATAACAGGAATGGGGCTTGTCTCGGTTTTTGGCAGTGATATTGATAACTTCTATAACAAACTTCTTGAGGGAGAGAGTGGTATATCCGAAATTGATAGGTTTGATGCTTCGACTTATTCTGTTCGGTTTGGGGGTCAAATTCGTGATTTTTCTTCCAAAGGCTACATTGATGGGAAGAGTGATCGCCGTCTTGACGATTGCTGGAGGTACTGCTTAGTTGCTGGAAAAAGGGCCCTCGAGGATGCCAACCTTGGTTCTCAAGTCCTTGAGAAA ATGGACAGAACTAGAGTTGGGGTGCTGGTGGGTACAGGCATGGGAGGCCTGACAGTTTTCAGCAATGGAGTGGAAGCTCTTATTCAAAAAGGATACAAGAAGATCACTCCGTTTTTTATCCCTTATTCTATCACCAACATGGGATCCGCATTATTGGCTATAGACACTGGCCTAATGGGACCTAATTATTCCATTTCAACTGCTTGTGCAACTGCAAATTACTGCTTTTACGCAGCTGCAAATCACATCCGAAGAGGCGAAGCTGACATCATGGTTGCTGGTGGGACTGAGGCCGCTATCATTCCAACTGGGATTGGTGGGTTTATAGCTTGTCGGGCATTATCTCAGAGAAATAATGAACCCAAGAAGGCTTCAAGACCCTGGGACAAAGATCGTGATGGTTTTGTTATGGGAGAAGGCTCTGGTGTACTG ATTATGGAGAGCTTGGAGCATGCTATGAAAAGAGGAGCTAACATTATTGCAGAATACTTGGGAGGTGCTGTAACTTGCGATGCTCATCATATGACCGACCCACGTTCTGATGGTCTTGGAGTTTCATCTTGCATAACCAAAAGTTTAGATGACGCTGGAGTTTCCCCTGAAGAG GTGAACTATGTTAATGCTCATGCAACATCAACGCTGGCGGGAGATTTGGCTGAGGTTAATGCAATCAAAAAGGTCTTTAAGGACACTTCTGAGATAAAGATGAATGGGACAAAG TCAATGATTGGACATGGCCTTGGAGCTGCTGGTGGATTGGAAGCCATAGCAACCATAAAAGCAATCACAACCGGCTGGCTGCATCCTACGATTAATCAAGAC AACTTGGAGCCTGATGTAACCATTGATACGGTTCCCAACGTGAAGAAACAGCATAAAGTCAATGTTG CTATTTCTAATTCATTTGGCTTTGGTGGACACAACTCTGTGGTGGTTTTTGCTCCCTTCAAACCATAA